A portion of the Marinobacter alexandrii genome contains these proteins:
- a CDS encoding protein-L-isoaspartate(D-aspartate) O-methyltransferase yields MEDTYKHKGLRKQLVQEISRKGIKDKAVLNAIHKIPRHFFFDKIFDAHAYEDKAFPIDAGQTISQPYTVAFQSELLQVKPEDKILEIGTGSGYQACVLLELGAKVYTIEYQKKLYQKAIRFLPKLGYQPHMYQGDGSKGITRFAPYDGIIVTAGAPTIPEELIKQLKIGGRLVIPVGNNDIQSMVLIEKVSENKIKKKQFDNFSFVPLRGERGWPTNGEIK; encoded by the coding sequence TTGGAAGATACCTACAAGCATAAAGGATTGCGAAAGCAGTTGGTTCAAGAGATTTCCAGAAAAGGAATAAAGGATAAAGCTGTATTAAATGCTATTCACAAAATTCCACGGCACTTCTTTTTTGACAAAATATTCGACGCACATGCATATGAAGACAAAGCTTTCCCCATTGATGCAGGGCAAACGATAAGTCAACCATACACTGTGGCTTTCCAATCTGAGCTGCTCCAAGTCAAACCTGAAGATAAGATTCTTGAAATAGGAACTGGATCCGGTTATCAAGCATGTGTACTTCTGGAGCTAGGCGCGAAAGTCTATACAATAGAGTACCAAAAGAAGCTCTATCAAAAAGCCATTCGTTTTTTACCCAAATTAGGCTATCAACCTCACATGTATCAAGGTGATGGTTCCAAAGGAATAACTCGATTTGCCCCTTACGATGGCATTATTGTCACGGCAGGTGCGCCTACCATCCCTGAAGAATTAATTAAGCAGCTCAAGATCGGAGGAAGATTAGTAATACCAGTAGGGAACAATGACATACAATCTATGGTTTTGATCGAGAAAGTGAGTGAAAACAAAATAAAAAAGAAGCAATTCGACAATTTCAGCTTTGTACCTTTGCGAGGTGAGCGTGGATGGCCCACCAATGGTGAGATTAAATAA
- a CDS encoding acyl-CoA thioesterase — MKKIKNCKDSFVTMTELVLPNDTNGLDNLMGGRLMHWMDIAAAIAAQKHSNRIVVTASVDNISFSEPIRKGNTVTISAFVTRAFSSSMEVYLEVVAEDIPADKKVHTNRAFFTFVAVDQSGKPIDIPQLEPETDLEKELYEGALRRRQLRLVLGKRMKPSEAKELRSIFDMEE; from the coding sequence ATGAAAAAAATAAAAAATTGTAAAGATTCCTTCGTGACTATGACGGAACTTGTACTTCCAAATGACACAAATGGACTTGACAATCTTATGGGTGGGAGACTTATGCATTGGATGGATATTGCTGCAGCTATTGCCGCTCAAAAACACTCAAACAGAATAGTAGTAACCGCATCTGTTGATAATATCTCTTTTTCAGAACCCATAAGAAAAGGTAATACAGTAACGATCTCCGCATTCGTTACGCGTGCATTTAGTTCCTCAATGGAGGTCTATTTAGAAGTAGTTGCTGAAGACATTCCCGCTGACAAAAAAGTACATACTAACAGAGCATTCTTCACTTTCGTTGCAGTGGATCAATCTGGAAAACCAATTGATATACCTCAATTGGAGCCGGAAACTGATTTGGAAAAAGAGCTTTATGAAGGCGCTCTTAGAAGAAGACAGTTAAGATTAGTTCTTGGAAAACGAATGAAACCTAGCGAAGCGAAAGAACTACGCTCTATATTTGATATGGAAGAATAA
- a CDS encoding OmpA family protein: MKFVFAGISLMIFTCLNAQNLIPNPSFEDYVLCPSNHSTIHEPIKTRHWISPTLGTPDLFSACALPVVSTPKNFAGIAYLPDGNNYVGMYFGSPRKSSNKSYREYLTCELKEQLKKGTKYKLEFFAKPATNSKFIGNKLSFTFSSDSIIVNDDNVLTNLPYQIILVDTLEVVNGWYKISNTFVANGTETFFTIGDFIPPEDGEFEEMFNMFSEITERISSYYLFDDFFLTDVNLENEDFQIEKPFSLGKIYFEFDSFELKETYIELEALARYMKLNNQLKLQIYGNTDSEGSEEYNDRLSIKRAQSVKEALLRFKVEENRIEVYGLGERESIYDFDSLNRRTEFLLLLEDFQSEDK; the protein is encoded by the coding sequence ATGAAATTTGTCTTTGCAGGTATCTCTTTGATGATTTTCACTTGCTTAAACGCTCAAAATTTAATTCCTAATCCAAGTTTCGAAGATTATGTATTATGCCCCTCTAACCACTCTACGATTCATGAACCAATAAAAACAAGGCATTGGATATCACCTACTTTGGGAACTCCTGATTTATTTAGCGCATGTGCTCTTCCAGTAGTATCAACTCCTAAAAATTTTGCGGGTATTGCTTACCTGCCCGATGGAAATAATTACGTTGGAATGTATTTTGGTAGTCCACGAAAATCCTCAAATAAGAGTTATAGAGAATATCTTACATGTGAATTAAAAGAACAACTTAAAAAAGGAACTAAATACAAGTTGGAATTCTTTGCTAAGCCAGCAACAAATTCAAAGTTTATAGGAAATAAATTATCATTTACATTTAGTTCAGATTCGATTATCGTTAATGATGATAATGTACTTACCAACCTCCCTTATCAAATCATTCTTGTTGACACTCTTGAGGTAGTCAATGGTTGGTATAAAATCAGCAACACCTTTGTTGCCAATGGAACTGAGACCTTCTTTACCATTGGAGACTTTATTCCTCCAGAAGATGGTGAATTTGAGGAAATGTTCAATATGTTCTCTGAAATAACAGAGAGAATTTCATCTTATTATCTATTTGATGATTTTTTCCTAACTGATGTCAATTTAGAAAACGAAGATTTTCAGATTGAAAAACCATTTAGTCTAGGTAAGATATACTTTGAATTTGATTCATTTGAGTTAAAAGAAACGTATATAGAATTAGAAGCTTTAGCTAGATATATGAAATTAAATAATCAATTAAAACTTCAAATTTACGGTAACACAGATTCAGAAGGATCTGAAGAGTACAATGATAGATTATCAATAAAAAGAGCTCAATCAGTTAAGGAAGCTCTACTAAGATTTAAAGTAGAAGAGAATCGAATAGAGGTATATGGTTTAGGTGAACGTGAAAGCATTTATGATTTCGATTCACTAAATAGAAGAACTGAATTTTTACTTCTTCTTGAGGACTTTCAATCTGAAGATAAATAA
- a CDS encoding GPP34 family phosphoprotein, which produces MELNTLQKFLLLAQHPKKGAFATSHIYISYGIIGAILLELALLDKISIEKEILIVKNDRGVDHSMFSEVLTKIKSSKKPRKVKHWIIKLARESRAYKWTILNELVDQRIVRIESKKFLGFIPYKRHYLIDKRIRTKLIDQVKKNIFSKEDLIEKDVIVLGLVEACKMHRIITTDRGELKRLKKELKEIIKDSPIAETVDTTIKQVQATIMMAIIAASVTTTTTSN; this is translated from the coding sequence ATGGAATTAAACACACTTCAAAAGTTTTTACTACTCGCTCAACACCCTAAGAAAGGAGCCTTTGCTACATCGCATATCTACATCAGCTATGGAATCATAGGGGCTATATTGCTTGAATTGGCTCTTCTGGATAAGATTTCTATAGAAAAGGAAATTCTCATTGTAAAAAATGATAGAGGAGTTGATCATTCGATGTTTTCTGAAGTTTTGACTAAAATCAAATCTTCAAAAAAACCAAGAAAGGTAAAGCACTGGATTATCAAACTCGCCAGAGAATCACGAGCGTACAAATGGACTATTTTAAACGAGTTAGTTGATCAACGAATAGTGAGAATAGAGAGTAAAAAATTCCTAGGGTTTATTCCATATAAAAGGCACTACTTAATTGATAAGAGAATTCGAACCAAATTAATTGATCAAGTAAAAAAGAACATTTTCTCAAAAGAAGACCTGATTGAAAAAGACGTCATTGTTCTTGGCTTGGTTGAAGCATGCAAAATGCATAGAATCATCACGACTGATAGAGGAGAATTAAAGCGATTAAAAAAAGAGCTAAAAGAAATCATCAAAGATAGCCCAATAGCAGAGACGGTAGATACAACCATTAAACAGGTTCAGGCAACTATTATGATGGCAATTATTGCTGCATCGGTTACTACTACGACCACATCTAATTAG